gaatacaaaaaaatctttatatatcaaatataaattatcatatatcaaaaaaaaattatattaatttcactgttatacattatttataatacacatgcatacatatactgTACATGTAAATCGATATAAATACAagattaaatatacaaaaagataaaatatagtCAATCCAAAAAGATGTATTATAATACGAATtgataaatatgaaaatgttgaaattcacaaaaatcttataaaatacatttttcctgttatatattaaatatacccTGTATATGTAAGTTCATTTGTAAAAGATAACCAATTATAACTATGCTTAATAAGTGCATTACTAAAGGTATTACAGAGGtaactttattttaaaatattaattacaaaaaCAGAAATACATGTTATGCTAttcattttatcttttcctgtatataattttttcatattttttaacttttttgtggtaatataaaattcctaatattattatgatacCGAATATGACGAAggatgtaaaatatattagaaaacgaaaaaaaggtgttatatataaaatattagatGCCCCATCTCCTTTAGGTGTATAGTTGAAAAGTGAATCTATATAGCTCTTCAAGGATGTGTGAAATTTCCCCATCGCTCTCTTGCCTAAAGAAAAgcttaataatttatacaacCCCCTTGCAAGACCACAATTAAAGCAATAAtctaatattaatgatattgataacaaaattaacaatattatagGTGTTAAAATGCGTAATTGGTATTTTTTTAGTACCATATTTTCGTATAGCTTGTTACTAATTGTTCTgttgtttttaagaaaattaaaaaaatctaattctttgaatatttgtttttcaatatgagaatatttttttgtttcaaatatataagttttatttttcttagcTCGTTTATTGTATTGCACATTACTTGATGTACCTCCATCTTGCAGTTCATATTTACTTTCTCCCCCTTTTTcgttattacatatattttttttgtcttcGAGTTCATTATTTGGTATCATGTATTTTAATCCTACAATAGCTGAAACGTGATTTTGTCTACGTATTCCTAGTAATctataatttcttatatcatttttttcgtAATAAGTATagttttcatataaatatttattaaacgTAATCtaaaaacacaaaataaaaatataatatatataaaataaaaacatctttcgctaaaaaacaatattacCACAAATTAAACATGAAAAATGTAAGTAACAGAAATAtcagaatataatattatcacaCCATATCAAAGTAAAAATGACATATCCAACTTAGAAGGATAAAGGTTACTATTTTAGTAGATATAAATATCTTAATGTTTTGTttcattatacatatatctattattgtaatatagacagtaatgaataaattgagaataatataatattcttttaattataaatgataatatatttattttattaattttcttttttattatcttttatttttatataagaacGTAGTAAAATTTATGCAACAACAATGCATTTTACAAAAtgaacaaagaaaaataactataaatatatgctacgaaatttttattttaattttattttaaaaaaacttttattaaaattaaattattttagtgtatttataaatgtttaaaacACATAAATTAACTATTTGTTAtagttttaaaatgtattctttattataccttttaaaaaaaatgaaacaaataaaataataataaaacataagaTTTATTAATACTGTTATATATTGAGCATATGTAGCATATAGAATGTATAGAATGTACGTAatctattatatatgatattaagGGGAAAATAACTAATTTTAAccatatttctttattaataatttaaatattgtaaacataatttcaaaaaagtagttattataataaaaatatattaattataataataatataataaatttaaagagaaatgaaaaaatatattctgtATACCATTCtattacatattaattataacacTTTTGTTCGGCTATTGTCtataatatatcttataagtataatatatatcatgctattaaaaatataaagaaaacatatattttaaaagtaaaaaaaataataatgttgttatttttttttgtattataacttttaaatattataacatttaaactttattcttattatttataaaagaaatgtttTTAAGTAGTTCAAATtcagttttttctttttataaataaaaaatttgtatttaaagGAATtgcttttataataaaaaacaaataaaacacAGTAATTTTGGTATTatatctattattattagaataAACTTAAttagatattttatttctctaTTCATTCAATAATGAAAAAGCGTACgtctttttcttataattttattatatcatagatattcaataaattattataaaataaattgaatcaactatgatgaaaatacaataatagagaaataattatacatattcttttttgtacTAATAAACAGTTAAAATAATCAATCCTACTAATAAGCTACATATAATGCTTTcaggaaaataatattgaactaacatattttgattttttccTGCCAAAATTCCGCAACCTAAGATAAAAATCCTTTATATTgatatgaatattatttgcagaaatgaatatattataatgaataattataacaactaaagttaaaaaaaaaatcaaagaccaataaaagaaagaaaaaagactATATTTGCTTATAACAATTGTTTTTGTATGTGTGATACTAAATGGATTTTATCTCCTATATtgaagtaataaaaataatttaatacatatacaatatCAATTTATAATGATTTACTGTAATAATAGTTATATCCTATTATGCATTTCCTTAAaagattaatttttttaacatgtttttataatcaatctttgtatatattttaagtataataCGTGACATGgttgttcatattttgtgttatatattgaattctttttctttatgtttaaaaattctattttgttattgttaattattagtattattaaattttttgataaaataacATTCATGATGccgtttatttttaattttacataaaatatgctGAAAAGTATTAAACTTTTTCAGGCtacaaaattattctttagtactgaaatttatattttctgttAATAAGTTTTTGTGAATTCAcattaaaaacataattcatatatatatcttcacTTATGATAATATAACCACTGCTtagattaaataaatattcttgaAAACATGAAAAACCATAATAGATGTTACGAAAAAAGGCCGATAAGAATTTGTTATTTgttctttacatttttcacCAAGTGTTCtaattttcaataaattatttgacatatttgtaatttcatgtattcctctttttatataaagttCATTGATttataatactatatttaatcttttctaacgtaatttttattttcaaatatgtattaagatttat
The DNA window shown above is from Plasmodium malariae genome assembly, contig: PmUG01_00_11, whole genome shotgun sequence and carries:
- the PmUG01_00027700 gene encoding fam-l protein; translated protein: MKQNIKIFISTKIVTFILLSWICHFYFDMITFNKYLYENYTYYEKNDIRNYRLLGIRRQNHVSAIVGLKYMIPNNELEDKKNICNNEKGGESKYELQDGGTSSNVQYNKRAKKNKTYIFETKKYSHIEKQIFKELDFFNFLKNNRTISNKLYENMVLKKYQLRILTPIILLILLSISLILDYCFNCGLARGLYKLLSFSLGKRAMGKFHTSLKSYIDSLFNYTPKGDGASNILYITPFFRFLIYFTSFVIFGIIIILGILYYHKKVKKYEKIIYRKR